TACGTGGCGGACATCCGCCAACGTAACACACACCGATTGACCGCGTATTATGTCCGGTGCAATGCGCTCCGGCCACTGCCTCGGACCGCCCGGGGCGGATTTCCCCGTTTAGTCCGATAACATAGTGGTAGCCTATATCAGAAAAGCCACGCGCCAAATGGCTTGCTTTTATCCGGGTATTTGAAAACTCCTCACCCTCCGGCGTTGCCGTATAGTGCAGAATGATTTCATCGACCTTGCGCTTTCCGGGTGTCGCGCCCATAGCTGCAAGTGTCTGCGCTCCGGCTATTCCGTCAGCCGTTAACCCCTTACGCTTCTGAAACTCTTTGACGGCTTCCTCGGTCAACGGTCCGAAAATACCGTCAGGTATGAGGTTTAACCGCTGTTGCAGGGCTTTTACCTCCGCGCCTCTGCTTCCTTGTTTCAGTGTAGCCATAGGTTTTTTACGCTTTTGCGCTGACTATTGCCATACGACAATTGGTCTCAGACAAAGGCAGACAAATGCCGTACTGGTCAAAGTTAACGAGGTTGCGGTGGTTCTGAGGGTCGTTCTCGGCTTTACTCCAGTAGAATGTTGTTGAGCCTGCGGCTTTCATCATTCTGCCGGCATAGAACGCAACGGAGCTCTGCGAGTCGGTCGCACCGGGAACAGCACCCCATGCAAGTTTTTTACCTGCCGAGTTGTAATAGGGTGTGCCGTCATATTCGTAAATGTCAAAACCATACAGGCGGCCGATTTTGCCCTCGGTCTGGTTAATGTTGTAATGGTCTTTGAAACGCTGCTCTGTCTGGAGCAGGTCGTTCACATGGTCGGAACAGAGCACCAGCACGCGATCCTGCTTGGGTATACCCATTTTGTCAAAGCTCCTTTTGACTGCCAAAAGGTCAGCCGAAGTCATGAGCTTGCGACCCTCTACAGCTTCGCCGGTAGTGAAAAGCACAGGCACGCCGGTTTTATTCTCATCCGGGGCAATGGCGTGTATTGCACGCTGACCGAACGCCTCGACCAATACATCGCGGTGGCGTTCCTGAACGCTTGCCATTTTGTCGTAACTGATAGCGTGCAGCTCATCATTGGTCACAGGGGTTGCCTCGGTTGTGAACTTGTCAAGACTCACAGGCTTGTCCGCATCCTCCAGAGCAGTAACAGGAATTGGGTAGGTGGTATTATTTACAAGCACCGTGGGGTCACCGCCGATTTCAACGAAGTGGATAACGTCGTTATTTACATACTGGTTATAACTGCGGATTCTTGCAAGCCAGCCCCACGACTCCAGGGCGGTGCGGAACTGTTTGATCTGCTCACCGGTCCATATCTCTTTGAGGACACCGGCACGGAATGAACCCGCGGGGGCTGCCTGACCTAATGCAAGTGCCAGAACATTGCCGGCGATTGCTCCGGTTTCAGGGGCGCAGCCGATTGCCACAGCACAGGTAGCGCCGGCGGCGGCATTGAACGCAACGGCCATAATCATGCAGCTGACTATGCCGAGCAGCTTCTTAAAAAAATTGCTTTTCGATTTCATTGCTGTTGTTGATTGTGTTTATAGGGTTTATTTATTCGCTTAGGGGCGGGCAGTCTACGCCGTACTCTTCTTTATACAGGCGCATATATTCCGCGGGCTGGTCTTTGCGGAGTGCAATGAGTTCGCTCTGCGGCACTTCGCTTAACTTGGTGTATTTCTTAGGCTGTTCACCTGCACCGGGGGCACTCTGTTTGTTCAGGTTCAGTGTGTCGGTGGGCTTCTGCTGTCCGGGCATAGCCTTGAATGTGTCTGCGAGCATTTCTGCGCCGGCGGCTTTACCGAGCTTAATGTAATGTTCACGCTGCGCCGCTAAAATCTTTCTGTCGGCAATAGCCTGATCCACGTACTGAGTTACGGACGCAAGCTGCAAAGTTTCGGCGCTGTCCGCCTTGGTTTTCATCAGCTGGAGCGCGGCTGTTACCTGCTCGTCGGACGCATCCTCGGGAAGTCCTAAGAGGATTAACTGGTCTTTGTTCATCGCTGTTTTTATTATTTTATTATTGTTATTGATTTCCTCCCCCTCGCCGGGTTCATTCTCCGGCGCGGGCTTGGGTTCGTTCAGTTTCAAGAGCGGAAGTGTCGGGGCATCCTCACCGGCGGCGAGCTTCAACTGCTTGCCGTCTGCTCCACAGAGTTGCA
This genomic stretch from Duncaniella freteri harbors:
- a CDS encoding N-acetylmuramoyl-L-alanine amidase; its protein translation is MATLKQGSRGAEVKALQQRLNLIPDGIFGPLTEEAVKEFQKRKGLTADGIAGAQTLAAMGATPGKRKVDEIILHYTATPEGEEFSNTRIKASHLARGFSDIGYHYVIGLNGEIRPGRSEAVAGAHCTGHNTRSIGVCYVGGCPPRKTPNWQNIGKDTRTPAQEATLVKLVKELLKKYPGATVHGHNEFANKPCPGFDVKKWLTKVGIKQ